The DNA window TGATTCTCCTGCACGATCTTGAAGTCGCGGACGTACCCCTGCTCCTTCAGCACCCTGGCGATCTCGGTCTTGAGCCGCGATGCCGGCACGTCCACCGAGTCGCGGCGTGCACGGGAGGCGTTGCGTATCCGCGTCAGCATATCGGAAATGGGGTCGGTCATTACCAAGGCCGCCCGCTCCTTCCCTGTACCCTACCAGCTCGCCTTTTGAACGCCGGGAATGAGCCCCCGGTGTGCGAGCGTGCGGAAGCAGATGCGGCAGATCTGGAAGCGCCGCATGTAGCCGCGGGGCCGCCCGCAGATCTTGCAGCGCCGGACCACCCGGGTGGAAAACTTCGGAGGCCGCATCGCCTTGTTGATGAGCGCTTTCTTGGCCAACGCTTCAAACCTCCCAAAAAACCGCTACGGCAACAGCTACTGGCTCTCGCCATGGAACGGCATGCCCATGAGGCGCAGCAGTTCCATCGCCTCTTCGTCGGTCCTGGCCGTGGTCCCGATGGTGATGTCCATTCCCCTGACCCGGTCGACCTTGTCGTACCGGATCTCGGGGAAGATGAGCTGCTCCCGGATGCCCAGGCTGTAGTTGCCGCGGCCATCAAAGCTGTCCGGGGACAGGCCGCGAAAGTCCCGGATGCGGGGGAGCGCCACGTTGAACAGCTTATCCAGGAAGTGGTACATCCGGTCGCCCCGCAGCGTCACCTTGCAGCCAATGGGCATTCCCTTGCGGATCTTGAACGCCGCAATGGACTTGCGGGCGCGCGTGACGATCGGCTTCTGCCCGCTGATGGCGGTCAGGTCCGCAACGGCTGCGTCCATCTGCTTGGGGTCCTGGACGGCCTCCCCGACCCCCATGTTGATGACGACCTTCGTTACGCGCGGCACCTCCATCACGTTGCGGTACCCGAACCGCCCTATCATCGCCGGCACCACCTCCCGGCGGTACCGGTCCTTCAACCTGGCTTCCACTGTCTCGCTGCCTCCCGCACCAACCAGCGTCAAGACTTGAACAAACCGAGGCATCAGTCTATCATCTTGCCGCAGCGCCTGCAAACCCGAACGAGCCCCTTGTCGGCCGAGCGCTCCCGGCGGTACCGGGTCGGCTTGTCGCAACTCGGGCAAACCAGCATCACCTTGGACGCGTCGATCGGGCCCGGCTTCTCGATGACGCCGCCCTGCGGGTTGGTCCGCGTCGGCCGGGTGTGCCGCTTCTGGATGTTGATGCCCTCCACCACGACCCTGCCCTCTTTGGGTAGCGCCTGGAGCACCTTTCCCCGCTTGCCAGCGTCGTCCCCCCGGATGACCTCAACCGTGTCGTTCTTGCGGACGTGAACCTTTCGGGGCCTGGCAATTCGCGGCGCCTTTACCGCCATTTCGTCAGAGCACCTCCGGGGCCAGGGAGAGGATCTTCATGAAGTTCTTCTCCCGCAGCTCCCGTGCCACGGGCCCGAAGATCCGCGTTCCCCTGGGGTTTTCGTCGTCGGCCAGGATGACCGCCGCATTCTCGTCGAAGCGGATGTAGCTGCCGTCCGGACGGCGGACGGGGCGCCGCGTTCTGACCACCACGGCCTTGACGATGTCGTGTTCCTTGACCATCCCGCCCGGAATGGCTTCCTTGACGGAGCAGACGATGACGTCGCCCACGCTGGCGTAGCGCCGCTTCGATCCTCCCAGCACCCGGATGCAGAGCAGCCGCTTGGCTCCGGTGTTGTCGGCGACGTTGAGCACGCTCTCCTGCTGAATCATCTCTGGCCTACCGCCTTACCTCGCCCGTTCCACGATCTGGACCACTCGCCAGCGCTTCTCCTTGCTGAGCGGCCGGGTCTCCATGATCAGGACCCGATCGCCCTCCCTGCACTCGTTCAGTTCGTCGTGGGCCTTGAAGCGGCTGGTCCGGCGCAGCACCTTCCCCAACAAGGGGTGACGCACCAGCCGCTCCACCTCCACGACCACCGTCTTGTTCATCTTGTTGGAAACGACGACGCCCTCCCGGACCTTCCGCCGCCCCCGCCGCTCCTTCGGCCCGGTGCCTCCCGTCGGCTCCGCCGCCTCCTGCCGAACCTCCAGCGTATCCCTCTCGTCCGCCATCATTTAGCCGCTTGCGCCCTTTCCGGCCGGGCTTTCTCCGGCGCTCCAACAGCCGGCTGCCTGCCCGGCAGCTCTCGCTCCCGCATGACGGTGAGCACCCTGGCGATCTCCTTGCGGACCTCGCGGATGCGCATGGGGTTGCCGAGCTGCCCCACCGCCTTCTGGAAGCGCAGGTTGAAGAGTTCGGTCTTCAGGTCGTCCAGCTTGCGCCGCAGGTCGTCACGACTGAGATCGCGCAGTTCCCGCGCCTTCACGGACCGCTTCACCACCCCGCTGCGCCTTGACGATCCGGGTCTTGACGGGCAGCTTGAACGCGGCGAGCCGCATGGCCTTCATGGCCACTTCCTCGGGCACGCCGGCCATCTCGAAAAGGATGCGCCCCGGGCGCACCACGGCGACCCAGAACTCCGGCGCGCCCTTGCCGCTGCCCATGCGCGTCTCCGCCGGCTTCTTGGTCACGGGCTTGTCCGGGAAGATCCGGATCCACAGCTTGCCGCCGCGCTTGACCTGCCGGGTGATCGCAATACGCGCCGCCTCGATCTGGCTCGCCTTCACCCAGCCGGGCTCCAGCGCCTGTAGGGCGTACTCGCCAAACGCGATCTCGACGCCCCGGGTCGCCTGGCCCCTCATGCGCCCCCGGTGCTGCTTGCGGTACTTGACCCGCTTTGGCATCAGCATGGGAAAACTACACCGACCCTTCTGCCGGCCGGGACGCCGCTGCCGCTTGCTCGCCCGTGCGAAGCTTCGTACCCTCGCCGGCAGTCCGGGCCTCCGGCAGCACTTCGCCCTTGTAAATCCAGACCTTGATACCGATCTTGCCGTATGTGGTGTTGGCCTCGGCGATCCCGTAGTCGATGTCGGCCCGCAGCGTCGTGAGGGGTATCGACCCCTCGGTGGCCCACTCGTACCGGGCGATCTCGGCGCCCGCAATGCGGCCGGAGATGGACACCCGTATGCCCTTGGCACCCAGGCGCATGGCCCTCTGCATGGCCTGCCGCATGGCCCGGCGGAAGCCGACGCGCCGCTCGAGCTGGAAGGCGATGTTTTCCGCCACGAGCTGCGCATCCAGGTCCGGCTTCTCGATCTCGACCACGTTGATGCGCACCTCTTTGCCGGTCATCTGCTCGAGCTGCTGGCGCAGCCGGTCGACCTCGGCGCCCTGCTTGCCGATGATGATCCCGGGCCGCGCCGTGTGGATGGTGATCCGCACCGTGTTGGCGGCCCGCTCGATCTCGATGGTGGAGACGCCGGCCTGGTGGAAGCGCTGCTTGATGTAGCGTCTCAGTTGGATATCCTCGTGCAGGAGCGCCGCGAGATTCTTCTTATCGCCGTACCACCGGGCCTGCCACCCCTTGATGATGCCCAGGCGCAGGCCGTACGGGTGCACCTTCTGGCCCACGAACCTACTCCCCTCTGGTGCGCAGCACAACCGTGATGTGGCTGGTGCGCTTACGAATCAGGTACGCCATTCCCCGGGCGCGCGGCATGACCCGCTTCAGCATCGGCCCGGGGTCGGCGTGAATGGCCGCGATGTACAACCGGCGGGGGTCCATGTTGTGGTTGTTCTGCGCGTTGGCCATGGCCGAGCGCAGCACCTTCTCCACCACCGGCGAGGCCGCCTTGGGGGTGAACTTCAGGATCCCGAGCGCCTCGTCAACGCTCTTGCCGCGGATGAGGTCGATGACCTGCCGGACCTTCCGCGGGGCGATCCGCTGATATCGCGCGATGGCCCGTGCCTCCACCAACTTCTAACTCCCTCCGAGCCGGTCGCAACCGCCCGCCCCAGTCTGGTCTCCTACTTCAACGCCGTCGAACGCTCCGTATGGGCCCCGTGGCCGCGGAACGTGCGGGTGGGGGCAAACTCCCCCAGCTTGTGCCCCACCATGTCCTCGGTGATGTAGATGGGCACGTGCTTGCGCCCGTCGTGCACCGCGATCGTGTGGCCGACCATCTCCGGGAAGATGGTGGACCGCCGGGACCAGGTCTTGATGACCCGCTTCTCGCCGGCCTCGTTCATCTTCTGGATCTTTTCGAGCAGGTGCCGGTCGGCAAACGGCCCCTTCTTACGTGAACGTCCCATCGAAGGCCATCCGTTCCTCTCTTAGCGCCGCCGGCGCACGATGAAGCGGTCCGACGGCTTGCGGCGCTTGCGCGTCTTGAAGCCCAGCGTCGGCTTGCCCCACGGCGTGACCGGCCCCGGCATCCCCACAGGAGCCTTGCCCTCGCCCCCGCCGTGGGGGTGGTCCACCGGGTTCATGGCTGCACCCCGGGTGTGGGGGCGCTTCCCGAGCCACCGCTTGCGGCCGGCCTTGCCCAGGCTGATGTTCTCGTGCTCCACGTTGCCGACCTGGCCCACCGTCGCCTTGCATTCGGCCGGCACCTTCCGGAACTCGCCGGAGGGCAGCCGCAACGTCACGTAGCCGCCTTCTCTGGCCATGACCTGGGCCGCGGCACCGGCCGCGCGCACGAGTTGCGCGCCCTTGCCGGGCAAGAGCTCGACGTTGTGAACCATGGTACCCACAGGGATGTCCGAAAGGGCCAGCGCGTTGCCGGGCTTGATGTCTGCGCCCGGGCCGCTCACTACCCACGTACCGACGCCCAGCCCCACCGGCGCCAGGATGTAGCGCTTCTCGCCATCCTTGTAATGCAAGAGCGCGATGCGCGCCGAGCGGTTGGGGTCGTACTCGATGGCCGCCACCCGGGCGGGGATGCCGTCCTTGTCCCGGCGGAAGTCGATGAAGCGGTAGCGGCGCTTGTGCCCGCCGCCCCGGTGCCGGGCGGTGATCCGGCCGTGGTTGTTGCGCCCCCAGTCGCGCCGAAGCGCCCGGGTAAGCCGCTTCTCCGGCTCCTTCTTGGTAAGCTCCTCAAAAGTGTAGCCGGTGCGGTGCCGCAGACCCGGCGTCATGGGACGGTATGACTTGACCCCCATCGGTCTATCGCTCCACTCACATTCCTTCAAAAATGGCGATCCGCTGCCCCGGCGCGACCTTTACGATGGCCTTCTTCCAATCCGGCCGCCGCCCCTGGTAGCGCCCGAGCCGCCGCGACTTGCCGCGCACCCAGGCCGTGCGCACGTCAACGACCCGCACCTTGAAGATCTGCTCCACCGCCTGGCGGATCTGCGTCTTGGTCGCCTCCGGCGCCACCTGGAAGGTGTACGCGTTGGCCTCGCCCATGAGCCGGGTGCTCTTCTCGGTTACAAGCGGCTTGATGAGGATGTCCCGGATGTGCCTTTCCATAGCCCTTTAGGCCAGCGCCTCCTCCACGGCGGCCACCGCGTCCCGGGTCATCACCAGCCGGTCGGCGTCCACGACCGGGTACACCCCCAGGCTGTTGGCCGGGAGCAGCAGCACCCCGGGGATGTTGCGAGCGGCCAGCACCACGTTTTGGTCCTTGTCTTTCAGCACGATGAGCCGCTTGCCGGCATCGGCCTGCACGTTCTTCAAGACCTGCGCCATGACCCGGGTTTTCGGCTCGGAGAGCTGCAGCCGGTCGAGGACCACCAGTTGCCCGTCGCGAAGCTTGGCCGACAGCGCCGACTTGAGTGCAAGCCTTCGGGCCTTGGTGGGCATGGTAAAGCCGTACTCCCTGGGCTTCGGCCCGAAGACGACGCCGCCGTGCCTCCACAGAGGAGACCGGATGCTCCCGTGCCGGGCCCGGCCCGTGCCCTTCTGGCGCCACGGCTTGCGCCCGCCGCCCGACACCTCGCCGCGTGTCTTGGTGCTGTGGGTACCCTGGCGCCGGTTGGCCAGGTGCATGAGCACCGCCTGATGGATCAGGCCGGTCTTGACTGGAACCGCCCAGACGTCGTCGCGCAGGCTGAGTTCGCCCACCTGCTCGCCCTCGATGTTGAAAACGGGCACCACCGGCATGCCCTTTACCTGCCCTTCGCCTCTCGCCGATACTTGCGCCGCTGGTACAGCTTGCTGGACCGGATCTCCAACAGCGTTCCGGGCGCACCCGGTACCGCGCCGTGCAGGAGCAGCAGATTGCGTTCCGGGTCCACCCTGAACACCCGCAGGCCCTGGATGGTGACCCGGTCGCCGCCCATCCGCCCTGGCATCTTCTTCCCTTTCAGCACCCGCTGCGGCCCCGTCGAGCCCAGGGTGCCCACCCGTCGGTGGTACATGGACCCGTGGCTCATGGGGCCCCGGCGCTGTCCCCAGCGCTTGATCACACCCGTGAACCCCTTGCCCCGGGTTCGTGCCGACACGTCAACCCGGTCGCCCGGCGCAAATTGCTCCACCGTGACGGTGGCGCCCAGCTCCAGGTTTCCCAGGCCGTCCTTCTCTCCTGGCTCCACGCGGAACTCCCGCAGATGCCGCAGCGCCTGCTGGATCCCCGCCTTGTTCAAATGGCCGCGCTCCGGTTTGTTGAGGGCGCGATGGGGCACCGCCCCGAACCCGAGCTGGACCGCCGCATACCCGTCCTTCTCGGCGACCTTGCGCGCGACCACGACGCACGGCCCGGCCTCGACTACCGTCACGCCCACGGCCCGGCCGTCGTCGTCAAAGACCTGGGTCATCCCCAGCTTTTTGCCCAGAATCCCCTTCGCGGCCATGCCCTTTTCCCCGCTACAGTTTGATCTCGATGTCCACGCCCGCCGGCAGATCGAGGCGCATCAGCGCGTCCACGGTCTTGGGCGTCGGTTCCAGGATGTCGATCAGCCGCTTGTGGGTGCACATGGCGAACTGCTCCCGGGAGTTCTTGTGCACGTGGGGCGAGCGCAGGACCGTGTAAACGCTGCGCTCCGTGGGCAGGGGGATGGGCCCTGACACCAGTGCACCCGTGCGCTTGGCCGTCTCGACGATCTTCTCGGCCGAGCTGTCCAGGATCTTGTGGTCAAAGGCCTTCAGTCGAATGCGAATGCGTTGAGCCAAACCTCCTGCCCCTCCCTAAACGCCAGAGCCCCACGCGGCGTGCCTTTTCAAGGTTTCGACGACCTTTCCGGCAAGGCACCTCACGCCAGGATCTTGGTCACCACGCCCGCTCCCACGGTGCGGCCGCCTTCCCGGATGGCGAAGCGCAGGCCCTCCTCCATGGCGATGGGCGTGATGAGTTCAACCGTCATGCGGATGTTGTCGCCCGGCATGACCATCTCGGTTCCCGCCGGCAACTCCACCGTTCCCGTCACATCCGTGGTGCGGAAGTAGAACTGAGGCCGGTACCCGGTGAAGAACGGGGTGTGCCTGCCCCCCTCTTCCTTGGAGAGCACGTACACCTCGGCCTCGAACTTGGTGTGCGGGGTGATGCTGCCGGGCTTCGCCAGCACCTGGCCGCGCTCCACCTCGTCCCGGTTGATGCCGCGCAATAGCACCCCGATGTTGTCGCCGGCCTCGGCAACGTCCATCGTCTTGCGGAACATCTCGACGCCGGTGGCGACCGTCTTTCGCACCTCACGCTGCAGCCCGACGATCTCCACCTCGTCGCCGACCTTGATGGTGCCGCGCTCGACGCGCCCCGTGGCCACCGTGCCGCGGCCGGTGATGGTGAAAATGTCCTCGACCGGCATCAAAAACGGCTTATCCTTCTCGCGCACGGGCAGCGGGATGTAGCTGTCCACGGCGTCGAGAAGCTTGGCGATGCCCTCGGTCCACTCGTTCTCCTGGCCGGCGAGCAGCGCCTCCATGGCCTTCAGCGCCGAGCCGCGGACCACCGGGATCTCGTCGCCCGGGAACTCGTAGCGGCTCAGCAGTTCGCGCACCTCGACCTCGACCAGCTCGAGAAGCTCGGGGTCATCCACCATGTCCACCTTGTTGAGGAAGACCACGATGGCCGGCACCCCGACCTGCCTGGCCAGCAGAATGTGCTCGCGTGTCTGCGGCATCGGCCCGTCCGCCGCCGAAACCACCAGGATCGCGCCGTCCATCTGCGCGGCGCCGGTGATCATGTTCTTCACGTAGTCGGCGTGCCCCGGGCAGTCCACGTGAGCGTAGTGCCGCTTGTCGGTCTCGTACTCCACGTGGGCGGTGTTGATGGTGATGCCGCGCTCCCGCTCCTCGGGCGCGTTGTCGATCTCCTCGTACTTCTTGACCTGAGCCAGGCCCTTCCGGTTCAGGTACATGGTAATGGCCGCCGTCAGCGTGGTCTTCCCGTGGTCCACGTGACCGATGGTGCCCACGTTGACGTGTGGCTTGGTTCGTACGAACTTCTGCTTGGCCATCTTCCCTCAAGCCTCCCCTTCTCGCCCGCGCCGAAAGACCGCGCCACGTTCCGGGCCTGTCGCTACACCCGGGCCAGAAGCTCCTGCGCGATGTTGGCCGGGACTTCCTGATAATGGGCAAACTGCATGGTGTACGTTGCGCGGCCCTGGGTCATGGAGCGCAGGTCGGTCGCGTACCCGAACATGGTCGC is part of the Bacillota bacterium genome and encodes:
- the rpsQ gene encoding 30S ribosomal protein S17; translation: MADERDTLEVRQEAAEPTGGTGPKERRGRRKVREGVVVSNKMNKTVVVEVERLVRHPLLGKVLRRTSRFKAHDELNECREGDRVLIMETRPLSKEKRWRVVQIVERAR
- the rplC gene encoding 50S ribosomal protein L3 → MAAKGILGKKLGMTQVFDDDGRAVGVTVVEAGPCVVVARKVAEKDGYAAVQLGFGAVPHRALNKPERGHLNKAGIQQALRHLREFRVEPGEKDGLGNLELGATVTVEQFAPGDRVDVSARTRGKGFTGVIKRWGQRRGPMSHGSMYHRRVGTLGSTGPQRVLKGKKMPGRMGGDRVTIQGLRVFRVDPERNLLLLHGAVPGAPGTLLEIRSSKLYQRRKYRREAKGR
- a CDS encoding 50S ribosomal protein L23, with product MERHIRDILIKPLVTEKSTRLMGEANAYTFQVAPEATKTQIRQAVEQIFKVRVVDVRTAWVRGKSRRLGRYQGRRPDWKKAIVKVAPGQRIAIFEGM
- the rpsS gene encoding 30S ribosomal protein S19, giving the protein MGRSRKKGPFADRHLLEKIQKMNEAGEKRVIKTWSRRSTIFPEMVGHTIAVHDGRKHVPIYITEDMVGHKLGEFAPTRTFRGHGAHTERSTALK
- the rplN gene encoding 50S ribosomal protein L14, whose amino-acid sequence is MIQQESVLNVADNTGAKRLLCIRVLGGSKRRYASVGDVIVCSVKEAIPGGMVKEHDIVKAVVVRTRRPVRRPDGSYIRFDENAAVILADDENPRGTRIFGPVARELREKNFMKILSLAPEVL
- the rplE gene encoding 50S ribosomal protein L5, which encodes MEARLKDRYRREVVPAMIGRFGYRNVMEVPRVTKVVINMGVGEAVQDPKQMDAAVADLTAISGQKPIVTRARKSIAAFKIRKGMPIGCKVTLRGDRMYHFLDKLFNVALPRIRDFRGLSPDSFDGRGNYSLGIREQLIFPEIRYDKVDRVRGMDITIGTTARTDEEAMELLRLMGMPFHGESQ
- the rpsC gene encoding 30S ribosomal protein S3, with the protein product MGQKVHPYGLRLGIIKGWQARWYGDKKNLAALLHEDIQLRRYIKQRFHQAGVSTIEIERAANTVRITIHTARPGIIIGKQGAEVDRLRQQLEQMTGKEVRINVVEIEKPDLDAQLVAENIAFQLERRVGFRRAMRQAMQRAMRLGAKGIRVSISGRIAGAEIARYEWATEGSIPLTTLRADIDYGIAEANTTYGKIGIKVWIYKGEVLPEARTAGEGTKLRTGEQAAAASRPAEGSV
- the rplX gene encoding 50S ribosomal protein L24; translated protein: MAVKAPRIARPRKVHVRKNDTVEVIRGDDAGKRGKVLQALPKEGRVVVEGINIQKRHTRPTRTNPQGGVIEKPGPIDASKVMLVCPSCDKPTRYRRERSADKGLVRVCRRCGKMID
- the rpsJ gene encoding 30S ribosomal protein S10 codes for the protein MAQRIRIRLKAFDHKILDSSAEKIVETAKRTGALVSGPIPLPTERSVYTVLRSPHVHKNSREQFAMCTHKRLIDILEPTPKTVDALMRLDLPAGVDIEIKL
- the rplB gene encoding 50S ribosomal protein L2, translating into MGVKSYRPMTPGLRHRTGYTFEELTKKEPEKRLTRALRRDWGRNNHGRITARHRGGGHKRRYRFIDFRRDKDGIPARVAAIEYDPNRSARIALLHYKDGEKRYILAPVGLGVGTWVVSGPGADIKPGNALALSDIPVGTMVHNVELLPGKGAQLVRAAGAAAQVMAREGGYVTLRLPSGEFRKVPAECKATVGQVGNVEHENISLGKAGRKRWLGKRPHTRGAAMNPVDHPHGGGEGKAPVGMPGPVTPWGKPTLGFKTRKRRKPSDRFIVRRRR
- the rpmC gene encoding 50S ribosomal protein L29, with product MKARELRDLSRDDLRRKLDDLKTELFNLRFQKAVGQLGNPMRIREVRKEIARVLTVMRERELPGRQPAVGAPEKARPERAQAAK
- a CDS encoding type Z 30S ribosomal protein S14, with protein sequence MAKKALINKAMRPPKFSTRVVRRCKICGRPRGYMRRFQICRICFRTLAHRGLIPGVQKASW
- the rplD gene encoding 50S ribosomal protein L4, which gives rise to MPVVPVFNIEGEQVGELSLRDDVWAVPVKTGLIHQAVLMHLANRRQGTHSTKTRGEVSGGGRKPWRQKGTGRARHGSIRSPLWRHGGVVFGPKPREYGFTMPTKARRLALKSALSAKLRDGQLVVLDRLQLSEPKTRVMAQVLKNVQADAGKRLIVLKDKDQNVVLAARNIPGVLLLPANSLGVYPVVDADRLVMTRDAVAAVEEALA
- the rplV gene encoding 50S ribosomal protein L22, whose amino-acid sequence is MEARAIARYQRIAPRKVRQVIDLIRGKSVDEALGILKFTPKAASPVVEKVLRSAMANAQNNHNMDPRRLYIAAIHADPGPMLKRVMPRARGMAYLIRKRTSHITVVLRTRGE
- the rplP gene encoding 50S ribosomal protein L16; amino-acid sequence: MLMPKRVKYRKQHRGRMRGQATRGVEIAFGEYALQALEPGWVKASQIEAARIAITRQVKRGGKLWIRIFPDKPVTKKPAETRMGSGKGAPEFWVAVVRPGRILFEMAGVPEEVAMKAMRLAAFKLPVKTRIVKAQRGGEAVREGAGTARSQS
- the tuf gene encoding elongation factor Tu, with the protein product MAKQKFVRTKPHVNVGTIGHVDHGKTTLTAAITMYLNRKGLAQVKKYEEIDNAPEERERGITINTAHVEYETDKRHYAHVDCPGHADYVKNMITGAAQMDGAILVVSAADGPMPQTREHILLARQVGVPAIVVFLNKVDMVDDPELLELVEVEVRELLSRYEFPGDEIPVVRGSALKAMEALLAGQENEWTEGIAKLLDAVDSYIPLPVREKDKPFLMPVEDIFTITGRGTVATGRVERGTIKVGDEVEIVGLQREVRKTVATGVEMFRKTMDVAEAGDNIGVLLRGINRDEVERGQVLAKPGSITPHTKFEAEVYVLSKEEGGRHTPFFTGYRPQFYFRTTDVTGTVELPAGTEMVMPGDNIRMTVELITPIAMEEGLRFAIREGGRTVGAGVVTKILA